The following proteins come from a genomic window of Streptomyces sp. Sge12:
- a CDS encoding transglycosylase family protein — MGVRGRHRRYQPSSINRASLAVTAGGAGIALPLMGAGVAQAASVDTWNKVAACESTNNWRINTGNGYYGGLQFSQSTWRAFGGAAYAPRADLATKDQQIAVAEKVLKGQGPGAWPNCGKQAGLTRSGPAPAVAPQGRAPSQPAAQVQTQSQPQTQSRPQVPAQGSGPRPTGTSVLPNPYVVAPGDSLSAIATDQRVEGGWQALYETNRSTVGDNPNLIFPGQRLTLRVTSAPATPPPPRQDPEKPPRTADPVKPVEPAAEKPAAKPAPKPVEKPAEKPVEKPAPEPASAQQKPAAGGFSAPVDAALGTAYRVSGSSWSSGYHTGVDFPVATGTTVKSVGPGQVVSAGWAGAYGYQVVIRHTDGRYSQYAHLSALGVKAGQQVSGGQRIGRSGSTGNSTGPHLHFEMRTGPGYGSDIDPLKYLRSHGVRI; from the coding sequence ATGGGTGTACGGGGCCGGCACCGCCGGTATCAGCCGAGCAGCATCAACCGGGCCTCGCTGGCCGTCACGGCCGGAGGCGCCGGGATCGCGCTCCCGCTCATGGGTGCCGGAGTCGCTCAGGCGGCGTCCGTCGACACCTGGAACAAGGTCGCGGCCTGCGAGTCGACGAACAACTGGCGCATCAACACCGGAAACGGCTACTACGGCGGCCTCCAGTTCAGCCAGAGCACCTGGCGGGCCTTCGGCGGTGCCGCCTACGCCCCGCGCGCCGACCTGGCCACGAAGGACCAGCAGATAGCGGTGGCGGAGAAGGTCCTCAAGGGGCAGGGGCCCGGCGCCTGGCCCAACTGCGGCAAGCAGGCCGGGCTCACGCGCAGCGGACCGGCTCCGGCCGTCGCCCCGCAGGGCCGGGCGCCCTCGCAGCCCGCGGCGCAGGTACAGACCCAGAGCCAGCCGCAGACCCAGAGCCGGCCGCAGGTACCGGCGCAGGGCAGCGGTCCCCGCCCGACGGGCACCTCCGTCCTGCCGAACCCGTACGTCGTCGCGCCGGGCGACTCGCTCTCCGCGATCGCCACCGACCAGCGCGTCGAGGGCGGCTGGCAGGCGCTGTACGAGACCAACCGGAGCACCGTCGGCGACAACCCGAACCTGATCTTCCCCGGCCAGCGGCTCACCCTGCGCGTCACCAGCGCGCCGGCCACGCCACCTCCGCCCCGCCAGGACCCCGAGAAGCCGCCGCGCACCGCCGACCCGGTCAAGCCCGTGGAGCCGGCCGCCGAGAAGCCGGCCGCGAAGCCCGCGCCGAAGCCGGTCGAGAAGCCCGCCGAGAAGCCGGTGGAAAAGCCGGCGCCGGAGCCGGCCTCAGCGCAGCAGAAGCCGGCTGCGGGCGGATTCTCCGCCCCCGTCGACGCCGCCCTCGGCACCGCGTACCGCGTCTCGGGATCCTCCTGGTCCAGCGGCTACCACACGGGCGTCGACTTCCCCGTGGCGACGGGGACCACCGTCAAGTCGGTCGGACCCGGCCAGGTCGTCTCCGCCGGCTGGGCCGGGGCGTACGGCTACCAGGTCGTCATCCGGCACACCGACGGCCGGTACTCCCAGTACGCGCACCTCTCCGCCCTCGGGGTCAAGGCCGGCCAGCAGGTCTCCGGCGGGCAGCGCATCGGCCGTTCCGGCTCGACCGGCAACAGCACCGGGCCGCACCTGCACTTCGAGATGCGCACGGGACCCGGTTACGGCTCCGACATCGACCCGCTGAAGTACCTCCGCAGCCACGGGGTCCGCATCTGA
- the gndA gene encoding NADP-dependent phosphogluconate dehydrogenase, producing the protein MSTSTAQIGVTGLAVMGSNLARNFARNGFTVAVHNRTAAKTTALVEEFGHEGTFVAAESAKEFVDALERPRRIVIMVKAGEPTDAVIHEFAPLLEEGDVIIDGGNAHFEDTRRRERELREQGIHFVGAGISGGEEGALLGPSIMPGGSAESYASLGPMLEKIAAKAKDGTPCVSHVGPDGAGHFVKMVHNGIEYADMQLIAEAYHLLREVAGYSPARIADTFREWNRGRLDSYLIEITAEVLAHTDAETGRPFVDVVADAAEQKGTGRWTVQIALDLGVPVSGIAEAVFARAVSGHADLRKAARGLAGPTAAALAPEAAEAFAAQVEQALYASKIVSYTQGFHQIRAGSEEYGWNVDLGAVASLWRGGCIIRAAFLDRIREAYDARPDLPSLLADERFAEEIAADQEGWRSVLVEAVRQGMPVPAFSASLAYYDALRAERLPAALTQGQRDFFGAHTYRRTDREGSFHTLWSGDRSEVRS; encoded by the coding sequence ATGAGCACCAGCACAGCCCAGATCGGCGTCACCGGACTCGCGGTGATGGGCAGCAACCTCGCCCGCAACTTCGCCCGCAACGGATTCACCGTGGCCGTCCACAACCGCACCGCCGCCAAGACCACGGCGCTGGTGGAGGAATTCGGGCACGAGGGCACCTTCGTGGCGGCCGAGTCGGCGAAGGAGTTCGTCGACGCGCTGGAGCGCCCCCGCCGCATCGTCATCATGGTGAAGGCCGGCGAGCCGACCGATGCCGTCATCCACGAGTTCGCCCCGCTCCTGGAGGAGGGCGACGTCATCATCGACGGCGGCAACGCGCACTTCGAGGACACCCGGCGGCGCGAGCGGGAACTGCGCGAGCAGGGCATCCACTTCGTGGGCGCGGGCATCTCGGGCGGCGAGGAGGGCGCGCTGCTCGGCCCGAGCATCATGCCGGGCGGCTCCGCCGAGTCGTACGCCTCCCTCGGCCCGATGCTGGAGAAGATCGCGGCGAAGGCGAAGGACGGCACTCCGTGCGTCTCGCATGTCGGCCCCGACGGCGCCGGACACTTCGTCAAAATGGTGCACAACGGCATCGAGTACGCCGACATGCAGCTCATCGCCGAGGCCTACCACCTGCTGCGCGAGGTCGCGGGCTACTCCCCCGCGCGGATCGCGGACACCTTCCGGGAGTGGAACCGCGGGCGCCTGGACTCGTACCTGATCGAGATCACGGCGGAGGTGCTCGCGCACACGGACGCCGAGACCGGCCGGCCGTTCGTCGACGTCGTGGCCGACGCCGCCGAGCAGAAGGGCACCGGCCGCTGGACCGTGCAGATCGCCCTCGACCTCGGCGTACCGGTGTCGGGGATCGCCGAGGCCGTCTTCGCCCGCGCGGTCTCCGGGCACGCGGACCTGCGCAAGGCCGCGCGCGGGCTCGCGGGGCCGACGGCCGCCGCGCTCGCGCCGGAGGCGGCGGAAGCCTTCGCCGCCCAGGTGGAGCAGGCGCTGTACGCGTCGAAGATCGTCTCGTACACCCAGGGATTCCACCAGATCCGGGCCGGCAGCGAGGAGTACGGCTGGAACGTGGACCTGGGCGCGGTGGCCTCCCTGTGGCGCGGCGGCTGCATCATCCGGGCCGCGTTCCTGGACCGGATCCGGGAGGCCTACGACGCCCGGCCCGACCTGCCGAGCCTGCTGGCCGACGAGCGCTTCGCCGAGGAGATCGCGGCGGACCAGGAGGGCTGGCGATCCGTGCTGGTGGAGGCGGTGCGCCAGGGCATGCCGGTGCCGGCGTTCTCGGCCTCACTGGCCTACTACGACGCGCTGCGCGCGGAGCGGCTCCCCGCGGCCCTCACCCAGGGGCAGCGGGACTTCTTCGGGGCGCACACCTACCGGCGGACCGACCGGGAGGGCTCGTTCCACACCCTCTGGAGCGGCGACCGCTCCGAGGTCCGCTCCTAG
- a CDS encoding aspartate/glutamate racemase family protein, whose product MTDLLLLHTSPVHVPVFDALRDRNHPGAVLRHLVAPELLDRARTAGPESVIPALRRLLTEAGPGAVLVTCSTIGAAAESLAPALGVPVLRVDRPMAAAAVRAGRRIAVLAALESTLAPTRELLAEEAGERPVSIRTHVVAGAWERFEAGDTAGYLARVAEAAGSVTGADVIVLAQASMAGAADLVTGPVPVLSSPAPGLAAGLAMRSAP is encoded by the coding sequence GTGACCGATCTGCTCCTGCTGCACACCTCGCCCGTGCACGTCCCGGTCTTCGACGCCCTGCGCGACCGCAACCATCCGGGAGCCGTCCTACGGCACCTGGTCGCGCCGGAGCTGCTGGACCGGGCCCGCACGGCAGGGCCGGAGTCGGTGATTCCGGCCCTGCGCCGACTGCTCACCGAAGCCGGGCCCGGAGCCGTGCTGGTGACGTGTTCCACCATCGGGGCCGCCGCGGAGTCCCTGGCTCCGGCGCTCGGCGTCCCGGTGCTGCGGGTGGACCGGCCGATGGCGGCCGCCGCGGTGCGCGCGGGCCGGCGGATCGCCGTACTGGCCGCCCTGGAGTCGACGCTCGCCCCGACCCGGGAGCTGCTGGCCGAGGAGGCGGGCGAGCGGCCGGTGTCGATCCGTACCCACGTGGTCGCCGGGGCCTGGGAGCGCTTCGAGGCGGGTGACACCGCCGGCTACCTCGCCCGGGTGGCCGAGGCCGCCGGCTCCGTCACCGGCGCGGACGTCATCGTGCTGGCCCAGGCCTCCATGGCCGGGGCCGCCGACCTGGTCACGGGCCCGGTGCCGGTGCTCTCCAGCCCGGCTCCGGGCCTGGCCGCGGGCCTGGCGATGCGTTCGGCCCCGTAG
- a CDS encoding GNAT family N-acetyltransferase yields MAIEYKDDREAGRLLAVEDGAVVGHIAYFVLADAPHALVAVHTVVEQGHEGRGIAGGLVKTFYGIAAAEGVPVVPLCPYAASWAAKHPDEAPEPAAEVVLAAKVQLASDTRLG; encoded by the coding sequence ATGGCGATCGAGTACAAGGACGACCGCGAGGCCGGACGGCTGCTCGCCGTGGAGGACGGGGCGGTGGTCGGCCACATCGCGTACTTCGTGCTCGCCGACGCGCCGCACGCCCTGGTCGCGGTGCACACCGTCGTCGAGCAGGGCCACGAGGGCCGCGGCATCGCGGGCGGACTGGTGAAGACCTTCTACGGGATCGCGGCCGCCGAGGGGGTGCCCGTGGTGCCGCTCTGCCCGTACGCGGCGAGCTGGGCCGCCAAGCACCCCGACGAGGCGCCCGAGCCGGCCGCCGAGGTCGTGCTGGCGGCCAAGGTGCAGCTGGCCTCGGACACCCGCCTCGGGTGA
- the panD gene encoding aspartate 1-decarboxylase, which yields MLRTMFKSKIHRATVTQADLHYVGSVTVDADLLDAADLLPGELVHIVDITNGARLETYVIEGERGSGVIGINGAAAHLVHPGDLVILISYAQVEDAEARVLKPRVVHVDGDNRIVELGTDASAPVPGTDQQRSPHAVAV from the coding sequence ATGCTTCGTACCATGTTCAAGTCCAAGATCCACCGGGCCACCGTCACCCAGGCCGACCTGCACTACGTCGGCTCCGTGACCGTGGACGCCGATCTGCTGGACGCGGCCGACCTGCTGCCCGGTGAGCTCGTCCACATCGTGGACATCACCAACGGGGCCCGGCTGGAGACCTACGTCATCGAGGGGGAGCGCGGGTCCGGGGTCATCGGGATCAACGGCGCCGCCGCGCACTTGGTGCACCCCGGGGACCTGGTCATCCTCATCAGCTACGCGCAGGTCGAGGACGCCGAGGCCCGGGTGCTGAAGCCGCGCGTCGTGCACGTGGACGGCGACAACCGGATCGTCGAGCTGGGTACGGACGCCTCCGCCCCGGTGCCGGGTACGGATCAGCAGCGCAGCCCGCACGCCGTGGCTGTCTGA
- a CDS encoding MurR/RpiR family transcriptional regulator produces MAPGTLADEIRLKLGDASPAERKVARVLLAGYPSAGFETMAVLAERAAVSTPTVLRFINRIGYRGFPDFQAALRTELDERNASPLSLYEATDYGRSHEGVEDLSLLQRGSNLFSAAVAQTLAELPPHDLEHAIALLSDGKRRITLAGGRFTNLFAQYLGLHLMQVRDDVRFLPDRDVERTAQLAAVNRRDVFVLFDYRRYEPDKVAMAELVQELGGKVILFTDVWLSPAAAHAQVVLPSQVAAPSPYDSLVPTLAIIETVVAGVLTALGEGAHQRMKHGEETARRMGLY; encoded by the coding sequence ATGGCCCCTGGCACGCTCGCCGACGAGATTCGCCTCAAGCTGGGCGACGCCAGCCCGGCCGAACGCAAGGTCGCCCGCGTGCTCCTCGCCGGCTACCCCTCAGCCGGGTTCGAAACCATGGCCGTCCTCGCGGAACGCGCCGCCGTCAGCACCCCGACCGTCCTGCGCTTCATCAACCGGATCGGCTACCGCGGCTTCCCCGACTTCCAGGCCGCGCTCCGCACAGAGCTCGACGAACGCAACGCGTCCCCCCTGTCCCTCTACGAGGCAACCGACTACGGCCGCAGCCACGAAGGAGTCGAGGACCTTTCCCTCCTCCAGCGCGGCAGCAACCTCTTCAGCGCCGCGGTGGCCCAGACCCTCGCCGAACTACCCCCGCACGATCTCGAACACGCGATCGCACTGCTCTCCGACGGCAAACGCCGCATCACCCTGGCCGGCGGCCGGTTCACGAACCTCTTCGCCCAATACCTCGGCCTGCACCTCATGCAGGTACGCGACGACGTACGGTTCCTGCCGGACCGGGACGTCGAACGGACCGCGCAGCTCGCAGCGGTGAACCGGCGTGACGTCTTCGTATTGTTCGACTACCGGCGCTACGAGCCGGACAAGGTCGCCATGGCCGAACTCGTACAGGAACTGGGCGGCAAGGTCATCCTCTTCACCGATGTGTGGCTTTCACCCGCGGCCGCGCACGCGCAGGTGGTCCTGCCGAGCCAGGTCGCCGCACCCTCCCCCTACGACAGCCTCGTTCCCACCCTCGCGATCATCGAAACTGTTGTTGCCGGAGTGCTGACCGCACTCGGCGAAGGGGCCCACCAGCGGATGAAACACGGTGAGGAAACGGCCCGCCGCATGGGCCTCTACTGA
- a CDS encoding cyanophycinase, giving the protein MPVPTGARRTALTGSTVLVLALALAPAAQASGATTGSRGSLVLIGGGLKADNAQVYGEIIKRAGGSKARIGVLTAASVPASQDPDAGDPEKCSNSACNGAYYAGLFEQHGAADAQWIPIDLDHITNADSDDVVRQVNSMTGFFFGGGDQYRYVTTLLHGTAHTDSKVLAAIRAKLAAGSVVSGSSAGAQITAGADMITGGDSYEGLRDGSSPGYFDDASRLGYLPEGGFGFLRSGLIDTHTGTNGREGRALRLAADTGHDRVYALEENTALVVDDPNTPRERLRVLGPQGVAILDLRQARTSKGPQAGWALTGARYNYLSNGDRYDPNRWQIRPASGKRPLIPLSASPIPANSDVFHSPANPAGVPYSFLNTARALAAGTQRTTTADTFESGPRFTVTFSKQPGFTAWTSDDATAHTVTALRIAVAPE; this is encoded by the coding sequence GTGCCCGTCCCCACCGGAGCCCGCCGTACCGCACTGACCGGCAGCACCGTCCTCGTCCTCGCCCTCGCCCTCGCCCCGGCCGCCCAAGCGAGCGGCGCCACGACCGGCAGCCGCGGCTCGCTCGTCTTGATCGGCGGCGGCCTGAAAGCCGACAACGCGCAGGTCTACGGCGAGATCATCAAGCGTGCAGGTGGATCGAAAGCGCGCATCGGCGTCCTCACGGCCGCCTCCGTCCCCGCCAGCCAGGATCCCGACGCAGGCGACCCGGAGAAATGCAGCAACTCCGCCTGCAACGGCGCCTACTACGCCGGACTCTTCGAGCAGCACGGCGCAGCCGACGCCCAGTGGATCCCCATCGACCTCGACCACATCACCAACGCCGACTCCGACGACGTCGTGCGGCAGGTCAACTCCATGACCGGCTTCTTCTTCGGCGGCGGCGACCAGTACCGCTACGTCACCACCTTGCTCCACGGCACCGCCCACACCGACTCCAAGGTTCTCGCCGCCATCCGGGCCAAGCTCGCCGCCGGGTCAGTCGTATCCGGATCCAGCGCCGGAGCGCAGATCACGGCCGGAGCCGACATGATCACCGGAGGCGACTCCTACGAAGGACTGCGCGACGGCAGCAGCCCGGGCTACTTCGACGACGCCTCTCGGCTCGGGTACCTCCCCGAAGGCGGCTTCGGCTTCCTCCGCTCAGGACTGATCGACACCCACACCGGCACGAACGGACGCGAAGGCAGGGCCCTGCGACTCGCCGCCGACACGGGACACGACCGCGTGTACGCACTGGAAGAGAACACCGCGCTCGTCGTCGACGATCCCAACACCCCCCGCGAGAGACTGCGCGTCCTCGGCCCGCAAGGCGTCGCCATCCTCGACCTCCGGCAAGCTCGAACCAGCAAGGGCCCACAGGCCGGATGGGCCCTGACCGGCGCCCGCTACAACTACCTCTCCAACGGCGACCGCTACGACCCCAACCGCTGGCAGATCCGGCCCGCCAGCGGCAAGCGGCCCCTGATCCCCCTGTCAGCCTCACCCATACCCGCCAACTCCGACGTCTTCCACTCCCCGGCCAACCCCGCAGGCGTCCCCTACTCCTTCCTGAACACCGCCCGTGCCCTGGCCGCCGGCACCCAGCGCACCACCACGGCCGACACCTTCGAGAGCGGCCCCCGGTTCACCGTCACCTTCAGCAAGCAACCCGGATTCACCGCCTGGACCAGCGACGACGCCACCGCGCACACCGTCACCGCACTGCGGATAGCCGTCGCCCCGGAGTGA
- a CDS encoding M20 family metallopeptidase encodes MTAPSREQLHTNELLPYAEARLEGYLADLAGLVAIDSGSYSPAGVNRMADWTQSRLLRLGFDVERFAPDPPHGHPVGDVILARKPGDLPIEQGGRRLLLVAHLDTVFEDGTAAARPFHLDGHMARGPGVSDDKAGLLAGITAVEILEEARAGQYAELVFLATPDEEIGSPASRPVTEAAARGIHFALALECARENGDLVVARKGVADFRVKVTGRAAHAGIEPERGANAALTAAHLVVALQSLNGHWDDVTVNVGVVRAGSRTNIVCPEAELRVEVRSATAAGLAAAHRAIESAVARPAVSGTTATVEQLDLCPPMEDTPASRRVFDRARRIAAGLGISPGGAATGGVGDANFVAGLGVPTLDGLGPVGGADHTPEEWLDTSTVPARVALLASLIADLGDSRTG; translated from the coding sequence GTGACCGCCCCCTCGCGGGAGCAGCTGCACACCAACGAGCTGCTTCCGTATGCCGAAGCGCGCCTGGAGGGCTACCTCGCCGACCTCGCCGGCCTGGTTGCCATCGACTCGGGCTCCTACAGCCCCGCCGGCGTGAACCGGATGGCCGACTGGACCCAGAGCCGGCTGCTGCGGCTCGGATTCGATGTCGAGCGCTTCGCTCCCGACCCTCCTCACGGGCACCCTGTCGGCGATGTGATCCTCGCCCGCAAACCGGGCGACCTTCCGATCGAGCAGGGCGGACGACGCCTCCTGCTCGTCGCTCATCTCGACACCGTCTTCGAGGACGGAACCGCCGCGGCGAGGCCCTTCCACCTCGACGGCCATATGGCGCGAGGCCCCGGAGTCAGCGATGACAAGGCCGGCCTGCTGGCCGGTATCACCGCTGTGGAGATCCTCGAGGAAGCTCGGGCAGGGCAGTACGCCGAACTCGTCTTCCTCGCCACGCCGGACGAGGAGATCGGCTCACCGGCGAGCCGCCCGGTGACCGAAGCAGCAGCCCGTGGAATCCACTTCGCTCTGGCCCTGGAGTGTGCCCGGGAGAACGGCGACCTGGTCGTCGCCCGGAAGGGTGTCGCCGACTTCCGTGTGAAAGTCACCGGCCGGGCAGCGCACGCCGGCATCGAGCCGGAGCGCGGAGCGAACGCAGCTCTGACCGCCGCCCACCTGGTCGTGGCTCTGCAGTCCCTCAACGGCCACTGGGACGATGTCACCGTCAACGTCGGTGTCGTACGGGCCGGCAGCCGCACCAATATCGTCTGCCCGGAAGCCGAGCTGCGCGTCGAGGTGCGCTCGGCCACCGCCGCCGGGCTCGCAGCGGCCCACCGTGCGATCGAGTCAGCCGTGGCACGACCCGCCGTCTCCGGCACCACGGCGACCGTCGAGCAGCTGGACCTGTGCCCGCCCATGGAGGACACACCCGCTTCGCGCCGCGTGTTCGACCGGGCCAGGCGCATCGCCGCCGGCCTGGGGATCAGCCCGGGAGGCGCGGCCACCGGCGGCGTCGGTGACGCCAACTTCGTCGCGGGCCTCGGCGTGCCCACCCTGGACGGCCTCGGCCCGGTCGGCGGCGCCGACCACACCCCGGAGGAATGGCTGGACACCTCGACCGTCCCGGCCCGTGTCGCGCTCCTGGCGTCACTCATCGCCGATCTCGGCGACAGCCGCACCGGCTGA
- a CDS encoding amino acid ABC transporter ATP-binding protein, with product MVHAQGVRKHFGKLEVLKGIDLTVERGQVCCLLGPSGSGKSTFLRCINHLDRVDGGKLAVDGDLVGYRQNGSRLHELREKEVAARRRDIGMVFQRFNLFPHMTALDNVMEAPVNVCKTDKSQARDEARHLLERVGLGDRAGHYPAQLSGGQQQRVAIARALAMKPKLMLFDEPTSALDPELVGDVLDVMRRLAADGMTMVVVTHEIGFAREVGDTAVFMDDGVVVESGDPRQVLVEPRQERTRAFLSKVL from the coding sequence ATGGTCCACGCCCAGGGCGTGCGCAAGCACTTCGGGAAGCTCGAAGTCCTCAAGGGAATCGACCTGACCGTCGAACGGGGACAGGTGTGCTGTCTGCTGGGTCCCTCCGGCTCGGGCAAGTCGACCTTCCTGCGCTGCATCAACCACCTCGACAGGGTCGACGGCGGCAAACTCGCCGTCGACGGCGACCTGGTCGGCTACCGCCAGAACGGATCGCGGCTCCACGAACTGCGCGAGAAGGAAGTCGCCGCGCGACGACGCGACATCGGCATGGTCTTCCAGCGCTTCAACCTCTTCCCTCACATGACCGCACTGGACAACGTCATGGAAGCCCCCGTCAACGTCTGCAAGACCGACAAGTCGCAGGCCAGGGACGAGGCCCGGCACCTGCTGGAACGGGTGGGCCTCGGGGATCGGGCGGGCCACTACCCGGCCCAGCTCTCAGGCGGGCAGCAGCAACGCGTCGCCATCGCGCGAGCCCTGGCGATGAAACCCAAACTCATGCTCTTCGACGAACCCACCTCGGCGCTCGACCCAGAACTGGTCGGAGACGTTCTCGACGTGATGCGCCGGCTCGCGGCGGACGGCATGACGATGGTCGTGGTCACCCACGAGATCGGCTTTGCCCGCGAAGTGGGTGACACCGCCGTCTTCATGGACGACGGCGTCGTCGTCGAATCCGGGGACCCGCGCCAGGTCCTTGTCGAACCCCGGCAGGAACGCACCCGTGCGTTCCTCTCGAAGGTCCTGTGA
- a CDS encoding amino acid ABC transporter permease — protein sequence MTTTTAPADLDRPAAEQLTVVPLRHYGRWIAAVAAITALVGVAGSLAKNGNLHWEIIGRFLFADLIFSGLVTTLWLTVAAMALGLLLGTLVAVMRLSSNPVLYGMSSLFVWFFRGTPLLVQIIFWGYAAALYQYVKIGIPFTSVTFFQVETNSLLTPAVAALLALGLNEAAYASEIVRAGIQSVDPGQSEAAHSLGMRPAQTMRRIVLPQAMRVIIPPMGNETINMLKMTALVSIISAHDLMSNIQDVYAQNYQVIPMLVVASLWYLGLVTLLSIPQAWLERRYGRGSDRGGHISPLRRMLTGALVQPARTKNTKEAAA from the coding sequence ATGACCACCACCACAGCTCCCGCGGACCTCGACCGCCCGGCCGCCGAGCAACTCACCGTCGTGCCGCTGCGCCACTACGGCCGTTGGATCGCCGCTGTCGCGGCCATTACCGCACTCGTCGGTGTGGCCGGATCGCTGGCGAAGAACGGCAATCTCCACTGGGAGATCATCGGCCGCTTCCTCTTCGCCGACCTGATCTTCTCCGGACTCGTCACGACCCTGTGGCTCACCGTGGCGGCGATGGCCCTCGGACTCCTTCTGGGCACGCTCGTCGCAGTGATGCGGTTGTCGTCCAACCCGGTTCTCTACGGCATGTCCTCACTGTTCGTGTGGTTCTTCCGCGGGACCCCCTTGCTGGTCCAGATCATCTTCTGGGGATACGCCGCCGCCCTCTACCAGTACGTGAAAATCGGCATCCCCTTCACCAGCGTCACCTTCTTCCAGGTCGAGACGAACTCCCTCCTTACCCCGGCCGTCGCAGCGCTGTTGGCCCTCGGACTCAACGAAGCCGCGTACGCCTCGGAGATCGTCCGGGCCGGCATCCAGTCGGTGGACCCCGGCCAGAGCGAAGCCGCGCATTCCCTCGGCATGCGGCCCGCACAGACGATGCGCAGGATCGTGCTGCCCCAGGCCATGCGGGTGATCATCCCGCCCATGGGCAACGAGACGATCAACATGCTGAAGATGACCGCCCTGGTATCGATCATCTCGGCGCACGACCTGATGTCCAACATCCAGGACGTGTACGCGCAGAACTACCAGGTCATCCCCATGCTCGTCGTCGCCAGCCTCTGGTACCTGGGCCTGGTCACCCTGCTCAGCATCCCGCAGGCATGGCTGGAGCGCCGCTACGGCCGCGGCTCGGACCGCGGCGGCCACATCTCACCGCTCCGCCGCATGCTCACCGGCGCACTGGTCCAGCCCGCGCGCACGAAGAACACCAAGGAGGCGGCAGCGTGA
- a CDS encoding ABC transporter substrate-binding protein, with amino-acid sequence MNTRLSRNLITALTAATALATLTSCSDSAAETAKATGGQPATVAGVAVTKDAALHDALPDMIKKAGTVRVATDVPYAPFEMFVAEGKPELTGLDYDLGQALGAKLGVKFEFAPQKFDGIVPAIQAGKFDAAMSAMTDNKERQAVVDFVDYSVSGSGIMVVKGNPERITTLDDLCAKKVAVQAATNQLDLLKEHQAKCKAAGKSEIDIQTFPKDSDAQLALRSGKVVAQVQTKPAAGWTAKTADGGTAFQVVDDPAAAGGYGASPNGIAVSKKLPQLSDAIHKALQALIDDGTVTKIFDKYGVASIAVKEATKNAAVD; translated from the coding sequence ATGAACACCCGTCTGTCACGAAACCTGATCACGGCGCTGACGGCCGCGACCGCGCTGGCCACACTCACTTCTTGTTCGGACTCCGCTGCCGAAACCGCCAAGGCCACCGGCGGACAGCCGGCCACCGTCGCGGGGGTAGCGGTCACGAAGGACGCCGCGCTGCACGACGCACTGCCCGACATGATCAAGAAGGCGGGCACCGTGAGAGTGGCCACGGACGTGCCTTACGCGCCGTTCGAGATGTTCGTGGCCGAGGGAAAGCCGGAACTCACCGGCCTCGACTACGACCTGGGTCAGGCGCTGGGGGCCAAGCTGGGTGTGAAGTTCGAGTTCGCACCTCAGAAGTTCGACGGCATCGTGCCGGCCATTCAGGCCGGGAAGTTCGACGCGGCGATGTCGGCGATGACGGACAACAAGGAGCGCCAGGCGGTCGTCGACTTCGTCGACTACTCCGTCTCCGGTTCCGGGATCATGGTGGTCAAGGGCAACCCCGAGAGGATCACCACTCTCGATGACCTGTGCGCCAAGAAGGTCGCGGTGCAGGCGGCCACCAACCAGCTGGACCTCCTCAAGGAACACCAGGCGAAGTGCAAGGCCGCCGGGAAGAGCGAGATCGACATCCAGACGTTCCCCAAGGACTCCGACGCACAGCTCGCCCTGCGCTCCGGCAAGGTCGTCGCCCAGGTGCAGACGAAACCCGCCGCGGGATGGACCGCCAAGACCGCCGACGGTGGCACCGCCTTCCAAGTCGTCGACGATCCGGCTGCCGCAGGCGGCTACGGGGCCTCGCCGAACGGGATCGCGGTCTCCAAGAAGCTGCCCCAGCTCAGCGACGCGATCCACAAGGCCCTGCAGGCTCTGATCGACGACGGAACCGTGACAAAGATCTTCGACAAGTACGGTGTCGCCTCGATCGCCGTCAAGGAGGCCACCAAGAACGCGGCGGTGGACTAG